A genomic stretch from Aedes albopictus strain Foshan chromosome 2, AalbF5, whole genome shotgun sequence includes:
- the LOC115266868 gene encoding 72 kDa type IV collagenase-like, whose product MLVSNVLLLLVLTIFDGQTRGAPIEHRLEDVLIFDRDSDQPSKTVELADPTKPIEIPSISRDDAEVILKGLGYNESEPDDFGVSKRFNFGQDLSFEEMVRNFQRSVGLEETGQLNDETKVTMAAPHCGTRSAEKRGDTAKWTKRLISYRIRDYPAGASSSFVRSMMKRAFGEWSKVTNLNFVESNDRSADIEVNFGGDSHNRRDRRCTFESSSTMAHAYPPEDGDVHFNSQYFFENSKYREDFLDTAMHEIGHSLGLAHSDQKGALMHPTNMNRFTEPQPDDVRRIQKLYGSRRGGRALGNTAAPRFCTVTKYDAVVDDSTGRWAVLAGKYYYDSDVNNPTGKLISSRWPGLPGNIDAAFRYPDGRVYFFKGDRFWRYRGNRLDAGYPRRISEGFPGLPNNIDGAFVDSRNKIFALKQNKYWVYNSNEDTTPSFALSSLGLPRNVDAAVGTGKSFVVFRGRNFYRFQNGKFKEFRNKWMECR is encoded by the exons ATGCTCGTCAGTAATGTGCTTTTGCTTCTGGTTCTAACCATTTTCGATGGTCAAACTCGTGGTGCCCCTATAGAACATAGATTGGAAGATGTGTTGATATTCGATAGAGATTCCGATCAACCTTCGAAAACGGTCGAGCTTGCAGATCCAACGAAACCAATTGAAATTCCTTCGATATCCCGAGACGATGCAGAG GTGATACTGAAGGGACTTGGCTATAACGAATCCGAGCCGGACGACTTCGGAGTGTCAAAAAGATTCAACTTCGGTCAGGATCTATCGTTTGAAGAAATGGTGCGAAACTTTCAGCGATCGGTTGGCTTGGAAGAAACCGGACAGTTGAACGATGAAACTAAAGTGACTATGGCAGCTCCACACTGCGGAACAAGAAGTGCGGAGAAACGGGGAGATACCGCCAAATGGACTAAACGGTTGATAAGCTACAGGATTCGGGATTATCCTGCCGGTGCATCATCCTCATTTGTCCGCAGTATGATGAAGCGTGCCTTCGGCGAGTGGAGTAAAGTGACGAATTTGAACTTTGTCGAAAGCAACGATCGAAGTGCAGATATCGAAGTTAACTTTGGAGGAGACTCACATAACAGACGGGACAGGCGGTGCACGTTCGAAAGTTCCTCTACGATGGCACATGCGTACCCTCCGGAAGACGGGGATGTGCACTTCAACTCCCaatactttttcgaaaattcaaaaTATAGGGAAGATTTTCTAGACACCGCAATGCACGAAATCGGTCACTCTCTAGGATTGGCTCACTCAGACCAGAAAGGGGCTCTGATGCATCCAACGAACATGAACCGCTTCACGGAACCACAGCCTGACGATGTGAGG CGAATACAAAAACTATACGGATCCCGCAGAGGTGGTCGAGCGCTCGGTAATACTGCAGCCCCTCGGTTCTGCACCGTTACCAAATACGACGCCGTTGTCGATGATTCCACCGGAAGATGGGCGGTTCTAGCTGGCAAGTATTACTACGATTCGGATGTCAACAATCCCACTGGCAAGCTCATATCGAGCCGATGGCCCGGCTTACCCGGGAACATTGATGCGGCCTTCCGATACCCCGACGGACGGGTGTACTTCTTCAAGGGTGACCGCTTCTGGCGGTACCGGGGCAACCGACTGGATGCTGGCTATCCACGGAGGATCTCCGAAGGCTTCCCTGGACTGCCGAACAACATTGACGGAGCGTTCGTTGATTCGCGAAACAAGATCTTTGCACTGAAGCAAAACAAGTACTGGGTGTACAATTCGAATGAGGACACCACACCGTCCTTTGCGTTGAGTTCTTTGGGTTTGCCGAGAAACGTAGATGCAGCAGTGGGAACGGGAAAATCGTTCGTTGTTTTCAGAGGAAGAAATTTTTACAGGTTTCAAAACGGTAAATTTAAGGAGTTTAGAAATAAATGGATGGAATGTAGATAA